One window of Candidatus Tokpelaia hoelldoblerii genomic DNA carries:
- the flgC gene encoding Flagellar basal-body rod protein flgC (bhsal02230), which produces MSDPLLAAGRVAATGLAAQSTRMRIIAENMANAQSTGMTAGDRPYQRKTVSFEAVLNPYSGGQGVEIGRISHDKALPIVRFEPGHPAADKNGYVKYPNVSAIVEMADMREANRSYEANLQIIRQARELVTQTIDLLKG; this is translated from the coding sequence ATGTCTGATCCGCTTCTTGCAGCAGGCCGCGTTGCGGCGACAGGCCTTGCAGCGCAGTCAACGCGTATGCGCATTATCGCTGAAAATATGGCGAATGCCCAGTCAACCGGCATGACCGCCGGCGACCGGCCCTATCAGCGCAAAACCGTGAGTTTTGAGGCTGTTCTCAATCCTTATTCCGGCGGGCAGGGGGTTGAAATCGGGCGTATCAGCCATGACAAGGCGCTGCCGATTGTGCGTTTTGAACCCGGCCATCCGGCGGCGGACAAAAACGGCTATGTCAAATATCCCAATGTCAGCGCTATTGTTGAAATGGCTGATATGCGTGAGGCAAACCGCTCCTATGAGGCGAATTTGCAGATTATCCGACAGGCGCGCGAACTTGTGACGCAGACGATTGATTTGTTGAAAGGGTAA
- the fliE gene encoding Flagellar hook-basal body complex protein FliE (precursor) (bhsal02240) produces the protein MIEPLVSVATRAALEKLADTYGYANVAQTPSVQMDGMPAVEEGAQAPSFSQVLSGLTNGMAGKIGHAEELSMRRMAGEEVPIREVVSAVMDAEQSLSAAIAIRDKIVQAYLEISRMQI, from the coding sequence ATGATTGAACCGCTGGTAAGTGTCGCAACCCGTGCCGCACTGGAAAAATTGGCTGATACCTATGGTTATGCCAATGTCGCACAGACCCCGTCTGTGCAGATGGACGGGATGCCGGCAGTGGAAGAAGGGGCGCAGGCTCCAAGCTTTTCGCAGGTTCTCTCCGGGTTGACCAATGGCATGGCCGGGAAGATCGGCCACGCGGAAGAGCTGTCCATGCGCCGCATGGCCGGTGAGGAAGTGCCGATCCGCGAGGTTGTCAGCGCGGTGATGGATGCTGAACAGTCTTTGAGCGCGGCGATTGCCATTCGCGACAAGATTGTGCAGGCCTATCTGGAAATCAGCCGGATGCAGATCTGA
- the flgG gene encoding Flagellar basal body rod protein FlgG (bhsal02250) — MVMRSLSIAATGMNAQQTNLDVIANNIANVNTTGYKRARAEFTDLMYTAERMVGVPNAGADTMVPEGAMIGLGVRTAAVRRTHDIQGSYVETGNQLNVLIEGRGYFEIQDANGNTFYTRAGAFNLNADGQLVTLDGNLVQPVITVPDQIGKDGKITITRDGRVLYRLDGDAEQTELGQLNLVNFTNQSGLEPVGDNLFRETAASGAPLVGNPGDENYGVLHQGYLEASNVDPVREITDLIAAQRAYEMNSKVIQTADEMSAVVSKNLR; from the coding sequence ATGGTGATGAGATCTCTGTCAATTGCCGCAACAGGCATGAACGCCCAGCAAACCAATCTTGACGTAATCGCCAACAATATAGCCAATGTCAATACAACCGGTTACAAGCGCGCCCGCGCTGAATTTACCGATCTGATGTACACGGCGGAACGCATGGTGGGCGTGCCCAATGCCGGTGCTGACACGATGGTGCCGGAAGGGGCGATGATCGGCCTTGGCGTGCGCACGGCGGCTGTGCGCAGGACGCATGATATTCAGGGTTCTTATGTCGAAACCGGCAATCAGCTGAATGTGCTGATTGAAGGGCGCGGCTATTTTGAAATTCAGGATGCCAACGGCAACACCTTTTATACCCGCGCCGGTGCTTTCAACCTCAATGCTGACGGACAGCTTGTCACGCTTGACGGCAATCTGGTGCAGCCGGTGATCACTGTTCCCGACCAGATCGGCAAGGATGGCAAGATCACCATCACCCGTGACGGGCGGGTGTTGTACCGTCTTGACGGTGATGCCGAGCAGACAGAGCTCGGCCAGCTCAATCTGGTCAATTTCACCAATCAGTCCGGGCTTGAGCCGGTGGGGGATAACCTCTTTCGTGAAACAGCCGCTTCCGGCGCGCCGCTGGTCGGCAATCCGGGGGATGAAAATTATGGTGTTCTGCATCAGGGCTATCTGGAAGCGTCCAACGTTGACCCGGTGCGCGAGATTACGGACCTGATCGCCGCGCAGCGTGCTTATGAGATGAATTCAAAGGTGATCCAGACCGCCGATGAAATGTCCGCCGTTGTTTCCAAAAATCTGAGATAG
- the flgA gene encoding Flagellar basal body P-ring formation protein FlgA (bhsal02260), producing MGRLLFLALCLLSFLAFGSSAQAGRVDFVVPLVTVYPGQPLGDVAISRKGFFIREEAASLYVVDSSQLLNKIARGTLPAGRPIKVSMLGDPVLVKRGQMARLVFTSGDLVITAMGMAMEAGSVGDFIKVRNTDSGLVINGTVLDDGSVRVGGR from the coding sequence ATGGGCAGACTTTTGTTCCTGGCTTTGTGCCTTTTGTCTTTTTTGGCGTTTGGGTCATCAGCTCAGGCGGGCAGGGTGGATTTTGTCGTGCCGCTTGTCACGGTTTATCCCGGGCAGCCGCTGGGCGATGTCGCTATAAGCAGAAAAGGCTTTTTCATCCGTGAAGAAGCGGCATCGCTTTATGTGGTCGACAGCAGCCAGTTGCTGAACAAGATTGCCCGCGGCACATTGCCGGCCGGCCGGCCGATCAAGGTTTCCATGCTGGGGGACCCGGTGCTGGTCAAACGCGGGCAGATGGCGCGGCTGGTGTTCACCTCTGGCGATCTGGTGATCACCGCTATGGGCATGGCGATGGAAGCGGGGTCTGTCGGGGATTTTATCAAGGTGCGCAATACGGATTCCGGTTTGGTCATCAATGGCACAGTGCTGGATGATGGCAGTGTGCGGGTAGGCGGGCGATGA
- the flgI gene encoding Flagellar P-ring protein FlgI (bhsal02270) has product MRRLFSLFFSIAVAFAAVVPAFADEAGKVPREVNSPAGSDAAWLGSGGDPAKLKYSDLARPGVVARLKDIAIIQGVRPNQLVGYGLVIGLNNTGDSLRNAPFTEQSMRAMLDNLGISPPAGGTRANNMAAVIVTAEIPPFATPGSRIDVTVSSLGDASSLQGGTLIMTPLLGADGETYAVAQGNLTVSGFAAQGQAESLTQGVPTSGRIANGALVERKVEGNFNVGNEIIVELRDPDFSTAIRVTDLVNLFASKRYGRAVARERDAKTVVLKKPQNITAARFIAEIEGLPVPTDEIARVVVDERTGTVVIGEKVRVSRVAISHGNLTVRVTEDPYASQPEPFSDGETVVLPQTTVEANEQDASLAIIGGTDLDSLVKGLNQIGVKPGGIIAILQAIKTAGALHAELVVQ; this is encoded by the coding sequence ATGAGACGGCTTTTCTCTTTGTTTTTCTCAATTGCTGTTGCGTTTGCCGCTGTGGTGCCGGCGTTTGCTGATGAAGCGGGCAAAGTCCCGCGCGAAGTCAACTCACCCGCTGGCAGCGATGCTGCATGGCTTGGTTCCGGCGGTGATCCGGCCAAGCTGAAATATTCTGATCTGGCGCGTCCGGGAGTTGTGGCACGGCTGAAAGATATTGCGATTATTCAGGGTGTGCGCCCCAATCAGCTTGTCGGCTATGGTCTGGTGATCGGCCTCAACAATACCGGTGATTCCTTGCGCAATGCACCGTTTACCGAACAGTCCATGCGCGCCATGCTTGACAATCTTGGCATCAGCCCGCCGGCGGGCGGCACGCGTGCCAACAATATGGCGGCGGTGATTGTCACGGCGGAAATTCCGCCCTTCGCCACCCCGGGTTCGCGTATTGATGTCACTGTTTCCTCGCTGGGCGACGCATCTTCCTTGCAGGGCGGCACGCTGATCATGACGCCGCTGCTTGGCGCTGATGGTGAAACTTATGCCGTGGCGCAGGGCAACCTGACAGTTTCCGGCTTTGCCGCGCAAGGGCAGGCGGAAAGCCTGACACAGGGTGTGCCGACTTCGGGCCGCATTGCCAATGGCGCACTGGTCGAGCGCAAGGTTGAAGGCAATTTCAACGTCGGCAACGAGATTATTGTTGAATTGCGCGATCCTGATTTTTCCACCGCCATACGGGTGACGGATCTTGTCAATCTGTTTGCGTCAAAACGCTATGGCCGTGCTGTCGCGCGTGAGCGTGACGCCAAAACAGTTGTGCTGAAAAAGCCGCAGAATATCACTGCGGCGCGCTTTATCGCCGAGATTGAAGGCCTGCCTGTCCCGACCGATGAGATTGCCCGCGTCGTTGTGGATGAACGCACGGGAACAGTGGTGATCGGCGAAAAAGTACGGGTGTCGCGTGTGGCGATTTCGCATGGCAATCTGACAGTGCGGGTGACGGAAGACCCGTATGCGTCACAGCCTGAACCGTTCAGTGACGGTGAAACCGTTGTGTTGCCGCAAACCACGGTTGAAGCAAACGAACAGGATGCCAGCCTTGCCATTATCGGCGGCACCGATCTGGACAGTCTGGTCAAGGGCTTAAATCAGATCGGTGTTAAACCGGGCGGTATTATCGCCATTTTGCAGGCTATCAAAACAGCCGGTGCGCTGCATGCTGAACTGGTGGTGCAATGA
- a CDS encoding Hypothetical protein (bhsal02280) — translation MRWFKNIIMAVAVLVWYAPAFAQQQPAAEQQTAPAAEITPATEAPAAPAPDSTDGQTQTQPAPVQVPPLLPASVTQDDIARFCKNIDRQAQDARVELQMRQLAVLRGDIDGRMKLLEEKRREYEDWLARRNAFLERTQSSFVGIVSRMRPDAAAAQLALVDEMTAASIILKLEPRVSSAIMNELAPEKSASLMRILASAQKLPADKGAKTPR, via the coding sequence ATGAGGTGGTTTAAAAACATCATAATGGCTGTCGCGGTGCTGGTCTGGTATGCGCCTGCCTTTGCCCAGCAGCAGCCGGCGGCAGAACAGCAAACGGCACCGGCGGCTGAAATAACGCCCGCAACAGAAGCCCCTGCCGCGCCGGCGCCTGACAGCACTGATGGTCAGACACAAACGCAGCCGGCGCCTGTGCAGGTTCCGCCTTTGCTGCCCGCCAGCGTTACGCAGGATGATATTGCCCGTTTCTGTAAAAATATTGACAGGCAGGCACAGGATGCGCGCGTTGAATTGCAAATGCGCCAGCTTGCTGTTTTGCGCGGGGACATTGACGGGCGGATGAAACTGCTGGAAGAAAAACGCCGGGAATATGAAGACTGGCTCGCCCGCCGCAATGCTTTTCTCGAGCGGACGCAATCGTCTTTTGTCGGCATTGTTTCCAGGATGCGCCCTGATGCGGCTGCTGCTCAGCTTGCCCTGGTCGATGAGATGACGGCGGCATCCATCATATTGAAACTTGAGCCGCGCGTTTCCAGCGCCATCATGAACGAGCTGGCGCCGGAAAAGTCTGCCAGTCTCATGCGCATTCTTGCCAGCGCGCAAAAGCTGCCCGCTGACAAGGGCGCGAAAACACCGCGATAG
- the flgH gene encoding Flagellar L-ring protein FlgH (bhsal02290), producing the protein MAEFRLFRSMPLPVMKRGFAGVLCAVLLAGCGAIRDSEINRAPDFSPVRADLGYTAANSAAAFPPQPAESKYSLYRPNGQNFYRDPRAVKPGDVLTVLISINDRASLKNKTDAKRDADTSHSVDSDFSLIAKSIGGNINTASSSNSKGDAKVERNENIRLSVAAIVTNVLPNGNLVINGSQEVRVNQELRILNVVGVVRPRDISGNNTISYDKIAEARVSYGGRGRMSEVQSPPWGQQILNRAMPF; encoded by the coding sequence ATGGCTGAATTTCGTCTTTTCCGTTCTATGCCCCTTCCAGTTATGAAACGCGGTTTCGCCGGTGTTTTGTGCGCGGTGCTTTTGGCGGGCTGCGGTGCTATCAGGGACAGCGAGATAAACCGCGCGCCTGATTTTTCACCGGTCCGGGCTGATCTGGGCTATACGGCGGCAAACAGCGCTGCCGCCTTTCCGCCGCAACCGGCGGAAAGCAAATATTCGCTTTACCGTCCCAACGGGCAGAATTTTTATCGCGACCCGCGGGCGGTAAAGCCCGGTGATGTGCTCACGGTGCTGATTTCCATCAATGACCGCGCCAGTTTGAAAAACAAGACCGATGCCAAGCGTGATGCGGACACGTCGCACAGTGTTGACAGTGATTTCAGCCTGATCGCCAAAAGTATCGGCGGCAACATCAATACCGCGTCCTCCAGCAATTCCAAGGGCGATGCCAAGGTTGAGCGCAATGAGAATATCCGGCTTTCCGTGGCGGCGATTGTCACCAATGTCCTGCCCAACGGCAATCTGGTGATTAATGGTTCGCAGGAAGTGCGGGTTAATCAGGAATTACGGATTTTGAATGTTGTTGGTGTTGTCCGCCCGCGTGATATTTCCGGCAATAATACCATCAGCTATGACAAGATTGCCGAAGCGCGTGTTTCTTATGGCGGGCGTGGCCGGATGAGCGAAGTGCAGTCGCCGCCATGGGGGCAGCAGATTTTAAATCGCGCCATGCCTTTCTGA
- the fliL gene encoding Flagellar basal body-associated protein FliL (bhsal02300), giving the protein MAADKTSGDKKQGGSDTGGLVIALVILTVLAGGGGWFAGAKLGLFSAVPAGRVNAADKENVAQEQPLAGNNSVIVLQPITTNLASPATTWVRLETSLVATSGEKISPELAAEISNDFLAYMRAVPFSMLKGPTGLMYLREDLLDRARVRSKGRIAHVIISGLVVEEK; this is encoded by the coding sequence ATGGCAGCTGATAAAACATCCGGTGATAAAAAACAGGGCGGCTCGGACACCGGGGGGCTGGTGATTGCCCTTGTCATTTTGACGGTTCTGGCCGGTGGCGGCGGCTGGTTTGCCGGCGCAAAGCTCGGGCTGTTTTCTGCCGTCCCGGCAGGCAGGGTGAATGCGGCTGACAAGGAAAATGTGGCGCAGGAACAACCTCTGGCCGGTAATAACAGCGTGATTGTGCTGCAGCCGATTACGACCAATCTGGCCAGTCCTGCTACAACGTGGGTGCGGCTTGAAACATCTCTGGTTGCAACATCGGGCGAGAAAATTTCGCCGGAACTGGCGGCAGAAATCAGCAATGATTTTCTGGCCTATATGCGTGCTGTTCCTTTTTCCATGCTTAAAGGGCCGACAGGCCTGATGTATCTGCGTGAAGACTTGCTCGACCGGGCGAGGGTCCGCTCCAAAGGCAGGATTGCCCATGTGATCATATCCGGGCTGGTGGTTGAAGAAAAATGA
- the fliP gene encoding Flagellar biosynthesis protein FliP (bhsal02310), protein MKRFLTFALLPALLVLAGTCTALAQEAAGAAGGLSEILPQGASASGRIVQLFGVLTVLSLAPGLLMMVTSFTRFAIAFSLLRSGLGLQTAPSNLVMISLALFMTFYVMAPVFNQAWDEGVAPLVENRITEQQAAEAISAPFRTFMLNEVREQDLALFEDLADPSMKIEENGPVDFRILVPAFMISELKRGFEIGFLIVLPFLVIDLVVATLTMSMGMMMLPPTVISLPFKILFFVLIDGWNLLVGSLIRSYS, encoded by the coding sequence ATGAAACGGTTTTTGACTTTTGCCTTGTTGCCTGCGTTGCTGGTGCTTGCCGGCACCTGCACCGCCCTTGCTCAGGAAGCGGCAGGCGCGGCTGGTGGTTTGTCCGAAATATTGCCGCAGGGTGCCAGCGCCAGCGGACGGATTGTCCAGCTTTTCGGGGTGCTTACAGTCTTGTCGCTTGCGCCGGGCCTGCTGATGATGGTGACAAGCTTTACCCGTTTTGCCATTGCATTTTCCCTGTTGCGTTCCGGCCTCGGGCTGCAAACTGCCCCGTCTAATCTGGTGATGATCTCACTGGCGCTGTTTATGACATTTTACGTTATGGCGCCGGTTTTCAACCAGGCGTGGGATGAGGGTGTCGCGCCGCTGGTGGAAAACCGCATTACCGAGCAACAGGCGGCGGAGGCGATCAGCGCTCCTTTCCGTACCTTTATGCTCAATGAAGTGCGTGAGCAGGACCTTGCCCTGTTTGAGGATCTGGCTGACCCGTCAATGAAGATTGAAGAAAACGGGCCGGTAGATTTTCGTATTCTTGTTCCGGCCTTCATGATTTCAGAATTGAAACGCGGCTTTGAAATCGGTTTTCTGATTGTGCTGCCTTTTCTGGTGATCGACCTTGTGGTGGCAACCCTGACCATGTCCATGGGTATGATGATGTTGCCGCCGACAGTGATTTCACTGCCCTTCAAGATATTGTTTTTTGTTCTGATTGACGGCTGGAATCTGCTTGTCGGCAGCCTGATACGATCTTACAGCTAG
- a CDS encoding Hypothetical protein (bhsal02320) has product MIVLTGMMPKLLQQPDNLQVRMSHQKKSLNEMKRDQDYGYKSSYKLRLHDRTEDSA; this is encoded by the coding sequence ATGATTGTCCTGACAGGCATGATGCCAAAGCTGTTACAGCAACCTGATAATCTTCAGGTTCGCATGTCCCACCAAAAAAAATCTTTAAATGAAATGAAAAGGGACCAAGACTATGGGTACAAGTCTTCTTACAAACTCCGCCTCCATGACCGCACTGAAGACTCTGCGTGA
- the flaA2 gene encoding Flagellin A (bhsal02330) yields the protein MGTSLLTNSASMTALKTLRELSSNMDNVQERVSTGKRVNKAADNSAYWSISSMMQSDKSTLSAVSDGMALGKSQISTANTAVNATKGNLDEINKSLATIYEKGEGDVQKIQKAVGGKLSAIKSAVSSSTLAEKNIIANEGQTVRVSGSYRREGESTYVDMIEVGSDALNFAKKGENGALDYSEGKLKLALAGSTGADAALKGAITAYEAAIAPTPGTPGDETNPATPDTPKTDTEKRAALAAFKDTLSEAGYSVQDFVEADLSGVSAGGLEALGGYLQDITTEVTQNVVAAGAELGVAEKQIDDQIGFVANLMDAVDRGVGAMVDADMNAESARLASLQVQQQLAIQALSIANQNSQNLLSLFRG from the coding sequence ATGGGTACAAGTCTTCTTACAAACTCCGCCTCCATGACCGCACTGAAGACTCTGCGTGAGCTGAGCTCCAATATGGATAATGTGCAGGAGCGCGTTTCAACCGGCAAGCGTGTTAACAAGGCTGCCGACAATTCTGCTTACTGGTCAATCTCGTCGATGATGCAGTCTGACAAAAGCACGCTTTCTGCTGTTTCTGACGGTATGGCTCTTGGCAAGAGCCAGATTTCAACAGCAAATACCGCTGTCAACGCCACCAAGGGAAACCTTGATGAGATTAATAAGAGCCTTGCCACCATTTATGAAAAAGGTGAAGGCGATGTTCAGAAAATCCAGAAAGCTGTCGGCGGCAAGCTGAGCGCGATCAAGTCGGCTGTTTCTTCCTCGACACTGGCTGAAAAGAACATCATCGCCAATGAAGGTCAGACAGTCCGTGTTTCCGGTTCTTATCGCCGTGAAGGTGAGTCAACCTATGTCGATATGATTGAAGTTGGCAGTGATGCGCTGAACTTTGCTAAAAAAGGTGAAAATGGCGCTTTGGACTACTCTGAAGGCAAGCTGAAGCTTGCTCTTGCAGGCAGCACAGGTGCCGACGCTGCTCTTAAGGGTGCAATTACAGCTTATGAGGCAGCCATTGCTCCGACACCGGGCACACCGGGTGACGAGACCAATCCGGCAACCCCTGACACTCCGAAGACTGACACTGAAAAGCGGGCCGCTCTGGCTGCGTTTAAAGACACATTGTCCGAAGCTGGCTACTCGGTTCAGGATTTTGTTGAAGCAGATCTTTCCGGTGTAAGCGCTGGCGGTCTGGAAGCACTGGGCGGTTATCTCCAGGATATCACCACCGAAGTGACACAGAATGTTGTTGCTGCCGGTGCTGAACTTGGTGTTGCTGAAAAGCAGATTGATGACCAGATCGGCTTTGTCGCCAACCTGATGGACGCTGTTGATCGTGGTGTTGGCGCCATGGTTGACGCTGACATGAATGCAGAATCTGCCCGTCTTGCCTCTTTGCAGGTACAGCAGCAGCTGGCTATTCAGGCTCTGTCAATCGCCAATCAGAACAGCCAGAACCTTCTGTCCCTGTTCCGTGGCTAA
- the fliF gene encoding Flagellar M-ring protein FliF (bhsal02340), translated as MLEKLQSFITSTGQVLSKLGARRLAALGLVGVVLFGTILYSSYYLTRPTYETLYIGLSRDDVNRMGMALGEAGIDFDVSADGSVVRVPVGTAGKARMFLAEKGLPTSTSAGYELFDKMGSLGLTSFMQEITRQRALEGEISRTIQAVRGVKASWVHIVLPDKGSFRRGGTKPTASVVVRTDGGFAMESAASIRQIVAAAVPSLEAGGVTVMDTNGQMLASGADTLNGSPVMMVSLESHVAARMEENIRRQLAPQFGLGHFQTSVRVELDTDRRQIKETTFDPDSAVPRSKREIKETGNSTNSRNSDAVSVEQNIPQEELASGGGDSSSDNREKREDITNYEINSKTVSTVSDGYSVRRLSVSVVVDRASLMPRDAATPLPPNFVEDKLAYVRQTVISATGLDPNRGDVISVTAVDFIASAIGADLDAQPESSGMAFSTYAPSLLNGAIMAGVVLLVLLLGVRPLVREVRNAQTALAGADVPALGAADGAPQLLAQGAAPQVAAGTAGAAGDINDLRNRMHKPPQDRLEQMVELDEERFVGVLRDWVRQPPNAQTQAG; from the coding sequence ATGCTGGAAAAGCTACAAAGCTTTATAACATCCACGGGGCAGGTCTTAAGCAAGCTCGGTGCGCGTCGTCTTGCCGCGCTGGGGCTGGTTGGTGTTGTGCTGTTTGGCACAATCCTTTATTCCAGCTATTATCTTACCCGTCCGACGTATGAAACACTTTATATCGGCTTGAGCCGCGATGACGTCAACCGGATGGGGATGGCGCTGGGCGAAGCAGGGATTGATTTTGATGTTTCCGCCGATGGCAGCGTGGTGCGTGTGCCGGTTGGCACAGCAGGCAAGGCGCGGATGTTTCTGGCCGAAAAAGGCCTGCCTACCTCCACCAGCGCCGGTTATGAGCTGTTTGATAAAATGGGTTCGCTCGGGCTGACATCCTTCATGCAGGAAATCACCCGCCAGCGCGCGCTGGAAGGCGAAATCTCCCGCACAATCCAGGCCGTGCGCGGTGTCAAGGCTTCATGGGTGCATATCGTGCTGCCTGACAAGGGGTCGTTCCGCCGTGGCGGGACAAAACCGACCGCTTCAGTGGTTGTCCGCACCGATGGCGGTTTTGCCATGGAATCCGCTGCTTCCATTCGCCAGATTGTCGCAGCTGCCGTGCCCTCGCTTGAGGCCGGGGGGGTTACTGTGATGGATACCAACGGCCAGATGCTGGCTTCGGGCGCGGATACGCTGAATGGCTCGCCGGTGATGATGGTTTCGCTTGAAAGTCATGTCGCTGCCCGGATGGAAGAGAATATCCGCCGTCAGCTCGCGCCCCAGTTTGGTCTGGGCCATTTTCAGACCAGTGTGCGCGTTGAACTGGATACCGACCGCCGCCAGATCAAGGAAACAACCTTTGACCCTGATTCTGCCGTACCGCGTTCAAAACGCGAAATCAAGGAAACCGGCAACAGTACCAACAGCCGCAACAGCGACGCTGTCAGTGTTGAACAGAATATCCCGCAGGAAGAGCTGGCAAGCGGCGGTGGCGACAGTTCGTCCGACAACCGCGAAAAGCGTGAGGATATTACCAATTATGAGATCAATTCCAAAACGGTCTCAACAGTCAGTGACGGTTATTCCGTCCGCCGGCTGTCTGTTTCCGTGGTGGTTGACCGCGCCAGCCTTATGCCGCGGGATGCCGCAACTCCCCTGCCGCCCAATTTTGTTGAAGACAAGTTGGCCTATGTCCGGCAGACGGTGATCAGCGCGACCGGCCTTGATCCCAATCGGGGGGATGTTATCAGTGTGACGGCTGTTGATTTTATCGCTTCCGCCATTGGTGCGGATCTTGATGCGCAGCCTGAATCATCCGGTATGGCATTTTCAACCTATGCTCCTTCATTGCTCAACGGGGCGATCATGGCTGGCGTTGTTCTGCTGGTGCTGCTTCTGGGTGTGCGGCCATTGGTGCGTGAAGTGCGCAATGCACAAACTGCACTGGCCGGAGCGGATGTGCCCGCACTTGGCGCGGCGGACGGTGCGCCGCAATTGCTGGCGCAGGGCGCAGCGCCGCAAGTCGCCGCCGGTACCGCTGGTGCGGCAGGTGATATCAATGATTTGCGCAACCGTATGCACAAGCCGCCGCAAGACCGGCTTGAACAGATGGTTGAACTGGATGAAGAGCGTTTTGTCGGCGTGTTGCGGGATTGGGTGCGCCAGCCGCCAAATGCGCAAACACAGGCGGGGTAA
- a CDS encoding Hypothetical protein (bhsal02350), producing the protein MADKQAFSKHIWKSASAAGAGPSALARMLKDFAPRLLPDTMVEVLPPEESNASPQDETPASAGEVQTLPVEEAEFFSVRPEKMEPLVSSQAGANPVVARLELEAARRQAFAEGEEKQRFVMEEAFSARLAALEEEHLATVERVKTQVLSEAAAQFETGLRQGLREIEAALSARIADILAAFAGEKMTQAALRQFAGRMAEAACNDDEPLTVEGSRALLEALQALPEFDTRRYTVKITQSDDIRIVRGDRVVSTQLAPLMKRLKESV; encoded by the coding sequence ATGGCGGACAAGCAGGCTTTTTCGAAACATATATGGAAAAGCGCAAGCGCTGCAGGGGCCGGGCCGTCGGCTTTGGCGCGGATGCTGAAAGATTTTGCCCCGCGCCTTTTGCCCGATACCATGGTGGAAGTGCTGCCGCCTGAGGAAAGCAATGCTTCCCCGCAGGATGAAACCCCGGCATCTGCCGGGGAGGTGCAAACGTTGCCGGTTGAAGAGGCGGAATTTTTTTCTGTTCGGCCAGAAAAAATGGAACCGCTTGTCAGCAGTCAGGCAGGCGCAAACCCGGTTGTTGCCAGGCTGGAACTGGAGGCGGCCCGCCGGCAGGCTTTTGCCGAGGGCGAGGAGAAACAGCGCTTCGTGATGGAAGAGGCGTTTTCCGCCCGTCTTGCCGCACTGGAAGAAGAACACCTGGCGACGGTTGAACGTGTGAAAACGCAGGTTCTGTCTGAAGCGGCCGCGCAGTTTGAAACAGGATTGCGGCAGGGATTGCGGGAAATCGAAGCTGCGCTTTCTGCCCGGATTGCTGATATTCTGGCGGCTTTTGCCGGAGAAAAAATGACACAGGCGGCATTGCGGCAATTTGCCGGGCGTATGGCCGAGGCTGCCTGTAACGATGATGAACCATTGACGGTGGAAGGCAGCCGCGCCCTGCTTGAGGCGCTCCAGGCCCTGCCGGAATTTGATACACGCCGTTATACGGTGAAAATAACGCAGAGTGATGATATTCGCATTGTGCGGGGTGATCGTGTGGTGTCGACACAGCTTGCGCCTTTGATGAAACGGTTGAAGGAAAGTGTCTGA